A window of Candidatus Aegiribacteria sp. contains these coding sequences:
- a CDS encoding DUF1385 domain-containing protein, whose protein sequence is MKNPEIDKEAAPEESKTGGQAVIEGVMMRSPFSNAVAVRTPGGQILAKKLKMKQLKDGSRIWTKPIFRGAAVLIDTLRLGIKALNWSAFIAEGSPNSEKKDGVKGNSGLGTFLTTALAFMLAIVLFAWLPLQSSKWILENGSSAVGQQFGIHMLAGLFRIIAFLLYLGAISFMPDVKRLFMYHGAEHQTIHAWEKGLSPLAENAVEQSPLHQRCGTSFLLLVMLGTILFYGIFDSLVVVLTGTSPSAFVRILYHLPLIPLVMGLSYELLKLADRHLETSALARAVTAPGLLLQKLTTRKAGLEEIKVAVASLYVSLGRDPGPEVEFYSEDKRESPEEENESL, encoded by the coding sequence ATGAAGAATCCTGAAATAGACAAAGAAGCAGCTCCGGAGGAATCGAAAACAGGCGGCCAGGCCGTAATAGAGGGAGTAATGATGCGTTCTCCCTTTTCCAATGCTGTAGCTGTCAGAACTCCCGGAGGGCAGATCCTTGCCAAAAAACTGAAAATGAAGCAGCTCAAAGACGGAAGCAGAATCTGGACGAAACCCATTTTCAGAGGAGCAGCGGTTTTAATAGACACGCTCAGGCTTGGCATAAAAGCTCTTAACTGGTCAGCATTCATCGCTGAGGGATCCCCCAATTCAGAAAAGAAGGACGGAGTGAAGGGCAATTCAGGCTTAGGGACTTTCCTTACTACAGCCCTGGCATTCATGCTCGCAATAGTTCTTTTCGCCTGGCTGCCTTTGCAGAGCAGCAAATGGATACTTGAAAACGGTTCTTCCGCAGTCGGGCAGCAGTTCGGGATTCACATGCTTGCAGGTCTATTTCGGATTATCGCCTTTCTTCTCTATCTGGGCGCAATATCGTTCATGCCTGATGTCAAACGGCTTTTCATGTATCATGGTGCCGAGCATCAGACCATTCACGCCTGGGAGAAGGGACTCTCTCCCCTGGCTGAGAACGCTGTTGAGCAGAGCCCCCTGCATCAGAGGTGCGGTACCAGTTTTCTGCTGCTGGTCATGCTTGGCACAATACTGTTCTATGGAATCTTCGATTCTCTGGTCGTAGTATTGACAGGTACAAGTCCCAGCGCTTTTGTCAGGATACTTTACCATTTGCCTCTCATACCCCTTGTCATGGGACTGAGTTATGAGCTGCTGAAACTGGCGGACAGACATCTTGAAACCTCAGCGTTAGCAAGGGCGGTAACGGCTCCCGGACTGCTTCTTCAGAAGCTTACTACGAGAAAAGCGGGACTGGAAGAAATAAAGGTGGCGGTTGCGTCTCTATACGTTTCGCTGGGCAGGGATCCAGGGCCGGAAGTTGAGTTTTACAGCGAAGATAAGAGAGAAAGCCCCGAGGAGGAAAATGAAAGCCTCTGA
- a CDS encoding 6-bladed beta-propeller codes for MKKILFVMFSVLILALACGGEQPIADESTDGDNEGNAVAEAAEYVLPEADVYITISNSIGIELGDSNYVFGQIVGADVTPEGRIAVLDMQQSCISIFSPSGEFVRRIGRQGSGPGEFLLASGMSFFSGENGIVVSEMPVVDSLEPGAVVSDGMAGKLIYFDTDMEYMMDVQGFFPSPPTSLTAVNGGDIIGMKPEFLQNEEGMFLGFTVARWELGETEPSVIYFESMSPFDPSDLSSMQGDVVVLGATPEGIVFTAPMSSELYEFASWNPDGEELFTVTDENFVRVLKTQEEIDIETEMVNSRMVQGGMPPEMANWEPDPYRIAIAGIWVDGLDRLWVTKGTTLTPSYNVYDMEGNLLFTAALDAGEKASTWQTVIRGNRILAFDADPEHYPQIFIGDLPGTEDYIKTEDEPR; via the coding sequence ATGAAGAAGATACTGTTCGTGATGTTTAGTGTACTTATTCTCGCTCTCGCATGCGGAGGAGAGCAGCCGATAGCTGATGAATCCACAGACGGAGACAACGAAGGGAATGCAGTCGCGGAGGCCGCGGAATACGTACTTCCCGAAGCCGATGTTTACATAACCATATCCAATTCGATTGGAATTGAGCTGGGAGACAGCAACTACGTATTCGGTCAGATAGTCGGAGCCGATGTAACTCCCGAGGGCAGGATAGCTGTACTGGATATGCAGCAATCCTGTATCAGCATATTCTCTCCATCGGGGGAATTCGTGCGGAGGATTGGCCGGCAGGGCAGCGGTCCCGGGGAATTTCTGCTTGCCAGCGGAATGTCGTTCTTCAGTGGAGAAAATGGCATCGTTGTTTCTGAAATGCCAGTTGTAGATTCTCTTGAACCCGGAGCCGTGGTTTCGGACGGGATGGCGGGAAAACTGATCTATTTTGATACCGATATGGAATACATGATGGATGTTCAGGGCTTCTTTCCGTCACCACCCACTTCTCTCACAGCCGTGAATGGTGGTGATATTATCGGCATGAAACCAGAATTCCTTCAGAACGAGGAAGGCATGTTCCTTGGTTTCACCGTTGCAAGATGGGAATTGGGTGAAACAGAGCCGTCAGTAATCTATTTCGAAAGCATGTCACCCTTCGACCCTTCGGACCTGAGTTCAATGCAGGGAGATGTTGTCGTCTTGGGGGCTACGCCCGAGGGAATCGTTTTTACCGCGCCTATGTCCTCGGAACTGTACGAATTCGCCTCCTGGAATCCCGATGGGGAAGAACTATTCACCGTAACTGACGAGAATTTCGTGCGTGTGCTGAAAACACAGGAAGAGATCGATATAGAAACTGAAATGGTGAACAGCAGAATGGTCCAGGGAGGAATGCCCCCGGAGATGGCCAACTGGGAGCCCGATCCATACAGGATAGCAATAGCTGGGATTTGGGTAGATGGACTTGACAGATTGTGGGTAACAAAAGGGACAACCCTGACACCTTCCTATAACGTTTACGACATGGAAGGGAACCTTCTTTTCACCGCCGCACTCGATGCGGGCGAAAAGGCAAGCACATGGCAGACAGTAATCCGGGGAAACCGGATACTTGCCTTTGATGCCGATCCGGAGCATTACCCACAGATATTCATTGGAGATCTGCCGGGAACCGAAGATTACATAAAAACTGAGGATGAGCCCAGATAG
- the rpmE gene encoding 50S ribosomal protein L31 has translation MKKDIHPKYNEVTFTCTCGNKIKTRSTGDDKRFDVCSNCHPFYTGKQKLVDSAGRVDKYLKRYGKKEDSNQK, from the coding sequence TTGAAAAAGGATATACACCCGAAGTACAATGAAGTAACATTTACCTGTACTTGCGGAAACAAGATCAAGACCCGTTCAACGGGCGATGACAAAAGGTTCGATGTCTGTTCTAACTGCCACCCCTTTTACACGGGGAAACAGAAACTTGTTGATTCTGCAGGAAGAGTAGACAAGTATCTTAAGAGGTATGGAAAAAAAGAGGATAGCAACCAGAAATAA
- the prfA gene encoding peptide chain release factor 1: protein MKASDIESMEQRVKEIDESLCSPETLKRPPLIRSLTEERARLSRILGTVEKINEAGSSIEEMKEYLNDDDKELADLATLEIPVIEKALGELEEKLKKLLIPPDPNDNRDVIIEIRSGTGGEEAALFAADVYKMYTAFSQRNGWSQEVFSSSGTEKGGLKEITFALRGKGVYRRMKFEAGVHRVQRVPETETSGRIHTSACTVAVLPEAEEVEVEINQEDLRIDVYRSSGPGGQSVNTTDSAVRITHVPTGLVVSCQDEKSQHKNKAKALKVLRSRLFAKKQEEERSKRAEARKSMVGSGDRSAKIRTYNFPQGRVTDHRIHLSLHSLKEILSGDLDQVIKPLNEAEQERILSEVSSGL, encoded by the coding sequence ATGAAAGCCTCTGATATAGAATCCATGGAACAGAGAGTAAAAGAAATCGATGAAAGTCTCTGTTCTCCGGAAACGCTGAAAAGGCCTCCTCTTATCCGTTCTCTTACCGAAGAGCGCGCCAGGCTTTCAAGAATTCTGGGTACAGTTGAAAAGATTAATGAAGCAGGTTCATCCATCGAAGAAATGAAGGAGTACTTGAACGATGATGATAAGGAACTGGCGGATCTGGCAACCCTGGAGATACCTGTAATTGAAAAAGCACTTGGGGAACTGGAAGAAAAACTGAAAAAGCTTCTGATCCCCCCCGACCCCAACGACAACAGGGATGTGATAATAGAAATACGCTCCGGAACAGGAGGGGAAGAGGCAGCGCTATTCGCTGCGGACGTTTACAAAATGTACACCGCATTTTCGCAAAGGAACGGATGGTCACAGGAAGTTTTCAGCAGCAGCGGTACCGAAAAAGGAGGATTGAAGGAGATTACCTTCGCTCTCAGAGGAAAGGGTGTCTACCGCCGAATGAAGTTCGAAGCGGGCGTGCATAGAGTTCAGAGAGTACCCGAAACGGAAACCTCTGGAAGGATTCATACTTCCGCCTGTACAGTGGCGGTGCTTCCGGAGGCTGAGGAAGTAGAGGTTGAGATCAACCAGGAGGATCTCCGAATCGATGTCTACCGTTCTTCAGGACCGGGCGGACAGAGTGTTAACACGACAGATTCCGCAGTACGCATTACACATGTGCCCACGGGCCTGGTTGTTTCCTGTCAGGATGAGAAGAGCCAGCATAAGAACAAGGCCAAGGCATTGAAAGTACTTCGATCAAGACTGTTCGCTAAAAAGCAGGAAGAGGAAAGATCCAAGCGTGCTGAAGCCAGGAAAAGTATGGTTGGCTCCGGTGACAGAAGCGCTAAGATCAGAACGTACAATTTTCCCCAGGGAAGGGTTACCGACCATCGGATTCATCTTTCCCTGCATTCATTGAAAGAAATTCTCAGCGGAGACCTTGATCAGGTTATTAAACCGCTTAATGAAGCCGAGCAGGAACGAATCCTTTCGGAGGTTTCGTCGGGGTTGTGA
- the prmC gene encoding peptide chain release factor N(5)-glutamine methyltransferase — MKVLEVCRWAEKEFSELESPRLEAELLLCHLMNWKRHELYLNHSNEIIDSSLKQYREIVLRRKNREPLQHITGRVDFLGRSFIAGRGALIARPETESLTECFIKELSSPSYILDVGTGSGVIAVSLALEFPAAVVIGTDISRKALTISQRNSELFGPDNLSFIRTDLLKTFGRDSRIFDGVIANLPYIPSSQISDLEPEVRNGDPLIALDGGTDGLELISRLIDTVPGILTKGGILALELDREQVEPISDILRKDPIWMSVKTLHDLTGRMRIIIARKGSDATCGTYKTC, encoded by the coding sequence ATGAAAGTTCTGGAAGTCTGCAGATGGGCTGAGAAGGAGTTCAGTGAACTCGAATCTCCCCGGCTGGAAGCTGAACTCCTCCTGTGCCATTTAATGAACTGGAAACGGCACGAACTATATCTGAACCATAGTAACGAAATCATTGATTCCAGCCTTAAGCAGTACAGAGAAATCGTCCTCAGAAGGAAAAACAGGGAACCACTTCAGCATATTACAGGCAGAGTTGATTTCCTGGGACGATCCTTCATTGCGGGGCGGGGCGCTCTGATAGCGCGCCCGGAAACCGAGTCTCTAACGGAGTGTTTCATAAAGGAACTCTCTTCACCATCTTACATTCTCGACGTTGGCACCGGGTCCGGTGTAATAGCGGTTTCTCTGGCCCTTGAATTTCCCGCTGCGGTGGTTATCGGAACGGATATCAGCCGGAAAGCCCTTACAATTTCGCAAAGGAACAGTGAACTTTTTGGACCCGATAATCTGTCATTTATCAGAACAGATCTTCTAAAAACGTTCGGAAGGGATTCCAGAATATTCGATGGGGTAATAGCGAACCTTCCCTACATTCCTTCGAGTCAGATTAGTGATCTTGAGCCCGAAGTCAGGAATGGGGATCCGCTTATTGCGCTTGATGGTGGAACGGATGGGCTGGAGCTGATCTCCAGATTAATTGATACTGTGCCTGGTATTCTCACAAAGGGTGGAATTCTCGCGCTTGAACTGGATCGGGAGCAGGTGGAACCGATTTCCGATATTCTGAGGAAAGATCCTATTTGGATGAGTGTTAAGACACTCCATGACCTTACCGGCCGCATGAGAATCATCATCGCCCGAAAGGGGTCGGACGCCACTTGCGGCACTTACAAAACCTGTTAA
- the ispG gene encoding flavodoxin-dependent (E)-4-hydroxy-3-methylbut-2-enyl-diphosphate synthase has product MGIRINRSGTRKVIAGGLPIGGGSPISVQSMTNVPTTDIDAVCSQIEMLAKRGAEIVRVAVPDKESAIALRSIIERSTVPIVSDIHFDPELAIMALEAGTDKLRLNPGNIRREADIWKISEKASELQVPIRIGVNSGSLPGDLREKYGGVNRDSMWAAAKRHLELFEEADFKNIVLSLKSSDPTLTIEANRLASAECDYPLHLGVTEAGPLLTGSVRSAVALSILLAEGIGDTVRISLSGSPEKEPVVGWEILSSLDIRQRFPRVISCPTCARTRIDVAGIAESVQKGLEGKIGNITIAVMGCEVNGPGEARDADVALIGTPSGIQLFIDGKNEEMIPDSDLEGYLESIVDSYIQKSLK; this is encoded by the coding sequence ATGGGCATCCGTATCAATAGATCCGGAACAAGAAAAGTTATTGCCGGAGGGCTGCCGATAGGTGGCGGATCACCAATATCCGTTCAATCCATGACGAACGTTCCTACAACCGATATAGATGCTGTCTGCAGCCAGATAGAAATGCTGGCAAAACGCGGGGCCGAAATCGTCAGGGTGGCAGTGCCGGATAAAGAGTCTGCTATTGCTCTGAGAAGTATTATCGAGAGATCAACAGTTCCAATTGTTTCGGACATACACTTCGATCCGGAGCTTGCCATAATGGCACTTGAAGCGGGAACGGATAAACTGAGGCTCAATCCGGGAAACATCAGACGAGAAGCTGATATCTGGAAAATCTCCGAAAAGGCATCGGAACTTCAGGTTCCCATCCGGATAGGAGTTAATTCCGGAAGTTTGCCGGGTGATCTCAGGGAAAAGTACGGAGGGGTGAACAGAGATTCAATGTGGGCTGCCGCGAAGAGACATCTGGAGCTGTTCGAAGAAGCGGATTTCAAGAATATTGTCCTCTCTCTGAAATCGAGCGATCCAACGCTTACCATTGAGGCAAACAGGCTGGCCTCCGCCGAATGCGATTACCCCCTTCATCTGGGAGTTACTGAAGCAGGCCCCCTTTTGACGGGAAGTGTTAGAAGCGCTGTAGCTCTTTCAATTCTGCTGGCTGAGGGTATCGGTGACACTGTAAGAATTTCGCTTTCGGGTTCGCCAGAAAAGGAACCTGTGGTTGGATGGGAGATTCTTTCTTCACTGGATATCAGGCAAAGGTTTCCAAGGGTAATAAGTTGTCCGACGTGCGCGAGAACCCGAATAGATGTTGCCGGAATTGCCGAATCCGTGCAGAAGGGGCTTGAGGGTAAAATCGGAAACATCACTATAGCAGTAATGGGGTGCGAGGTTAATGGACCGGGGGAAGCAAGAGACGCGGATGTAGCTCTCATCGGAACTCCATCGGGAATACAGCTTTTCATTGATGGGAAAAATGAAGAGATGATACCTGATTCCGACCTTGAAGGCTATCTTGAATCAATTGTAGATTCTTACATTCAGAAATCGTTAAAATAG
- the glnA gene encoding type I glutamate--ammonia ligase, translating to MVSNKTVKIQLERILSENYEELDIRFTDLEGHWRHVTVPASMVDEEFFLKGVGFDGSTLTGMTRTEAGDLILRPDPHRVFEDPFTERKTLVIFADIVNPESGDAFSRDPRGIARKAVTYLKESGIATDSYWAPEFEFYIFDEATFWSERGSQGYRVGSIENPEHSKLPESKGFVHPCESGYHMMFPVDSLHDIRSEISKQMQKAGIQIKYHHHEVGRMGQSEVEVTFTPFLSAADNIMLTKHIVRNVALRYGLSATFMPKPAEGEPGSGMHFHMFMTDKQKRIFFDQDGYCCASQTALSAIAGILHHAPAICAFSNATVNSYHRLVPGQEAPAYRFFSGPNRSAAVRIPSYARTAESIRFEYRVPDGSSNPYLSMSAILMAAIDGMKKEMNPEELGYGPIDENVFTDDYNTENLHRLPANLGEALDALETDREFLEEGSVFSKEMIDCYLEMKRNEVASFLGSPHPREHSLYFSL from the coding sequence GTGGTCTCTAACAAAACAGTGAAAATTCAGCTTGAGAGAATTCTGAGCGAGAATTATGAAGAGCTTGATATCAGGTTCACCGATCTTGAAGGACACTGGCGTCATGTGACAGTACCGGCATCGATGGTGGATGAAGAGTTTTTTCTCAAAGGGGTAGGGTTTGACGGCTCCACTCTGACAGGAATGACCCGGACTGAAGCTGGAGACCTTATTCTAAGACCCGACCCGCACAGGGTTTTTGAAGATCCATTCACCGAAAGAAAAACGCTCGTGATTTTCGCTGACATTGTTAATCCGGAAAGCGGTGATGCCTTTTCCAGGGATCCGAGAGGAATAGCAAGGAAAGCAGTCACTTACCTCAAAGAGTCAGGTATAGCGACAGACAGTTACTGGGCACCCGAATTCGAGTTCTACATTTTCGATGAGGCAACCTTCTGGTCCGAGCGGGGAAGCCAGGGCTATCGTGTTGGCAGTATTGAAAATCCGGAACATTCAAAACTCCCTGAATCCAAGGGATTTGTTCATCCCTGCGAATCCGGATATCATATGATGTTTCCTGTGGACAGCCTTCACGATATAAGATCCGAGATTTCGAAGCAGATGCAGAAGGCTGGAATACAGATTAAATACCACCATCATGAAGTGGGCAGAATGGGGCAGAGTGAGGTTGAAGTGACTTTCACACCTTTTCTCAGTGCCGCGGATAATATCATGTTAACCAAACACATCGTCAGGAATGTCGCTCTCAGGTATGGTCTTTCCGCGACATTCATGCCCAAACCGGCAGAAGGAGAGCCGGGTTCAGGTATGCATTTTCACATGTTCATGACAGATAAACAGAAAAGGATATTCTTTGACCAGGATGGATATTGTTGCGCAAGCCAGACAGCCCTGAGCGCAATTGCTGGAATTCTTCATCACGCTCCCGCTATATGCGCCTTCAGCAACGCTACGGTCAACAGTTACCATCGGCTTGTTCCCGGACAGGAAGCACCCGCATACAGATTCTTCTCGGGCCCCAACAGAAGTGCTGCCGTAAGGATTCCATCCTATGCCAGAACGGCTGAATCAATACGGTTCGAGTACAGAGTTCCCGATGGAAGCAGCAATCCGTACCTTTCCATGAGCGCTATACTCATGGCCGCGATTGATGGAATGAAGAAGGAAATGAATCCGGAGGAACTCGGTTACGGCCCGATCGATGAGAATGTATTCACTGATGATTACAATACGGAAAACCTTCACAGACTACCCGCAAACCTTGGTGAAGCGCTTGATGCGCTGGAAACCGACAGGGAATTCCTTGAAGAAGGAAGCGTTTTCTCGAAGGAAATGATCGATTGTTATCTTGAGATGAAAAGGAACGAAGTAGCGAGTTTTCTGGGAAGCCCTCATCCGAGAGAGCATTCCCTCTATTTCAGTTTGTAG